The following are encoded together in the Bradysia coprophila strain Holo2 unplaced genomic scaffold, BU_Bcop_v1 contig_94, whole genome shotgun sequence genome:
- the LOC119085113 gene encoding acyl carrier protein, mitochondrial isoform X1: protein MASFTKKLLPALSRSVQLLRLTAVQQQRCFHGSRLAVTLPSMLHNIQENRWQQQPSRYYSAKQPLTLKLIEERVLLVLNLYDKVAPEKLKLDSHFINDLGLDSLDHVEVIMAMEDEFGFEIPDQDAEKLFRPTDIIKYVADKEDIYE from the exons ATGGCTAGTTTTACCAAAAAGTTGCTGCCAGCTCTATCGAGAAGCGTTCAATTGTTAAGACTCACCGCCGTTCAACAACAAAGATGTTTCCATGGAAGTCGACTAGCAGTGACCCTTCCATCAATGTTACACAACATCCAA GAAAATCGCTGGCAACAACAACCGTCCCGATACTATTCAGCGAAACAACCACTGACATTGAAATTGATTGAAGAGAGAGTTCTGTTGGTGCTGAATCTGTATGATAAGGTCGCACCCGAGAAG CTTAAATTAGACTCCCACTTCATCAACGACTTGGGCTTGGATTCCCTTGATCACGTAGAAGTTATTATGGCTATGGAAGATGAGTTTG GTTTCGAAATTCCCGATCAGGATGCGGAAAAGCTGTTCCGACCTACCGATATCATAAAATACGTTGCCGATAAAGAGGACATTTACGAATAA
- the LOC119085113 gene encoding acyl carrier protein, mitochondrial isoform X2 produces the protein MASFTKKLLPALSRSVQLLRLTAVQQQRCFHGSRLAVTLPSMLHNIQQKYYSTKLTRADVESRVMKVVSAYDKVTADKLKLDSHFINDLGLDSLDHVEVIMAMEDEFGFEIPDQDAEKLFRPTDIIKYVADKEDIYE, from the exons ATGGCTAGTTTTACCAAAAAGTTGCTGCCAGCTCTATCGAGAAGCGTTCAATTGTTAAGACTCACCGCCGTTCAACAACAAAGATGTTTCCATGGAAGTCGACTAGCAGTGACCCTTCCATCAATGTTACACAACATCCAA CAAAAATACTACTCGACCAAATTAACCCGAGCAGATGTTGAGAGCCGTGTGATGAAAGTAGTGTCAGCATATGATAAGGTCACGGCCGAcaag CTTAAATTAGACTCCCACTTCATCAACGACTTGGGCTTGGATTCCCTTGATCACGTAGAAGTTATTATGGCTATGGAAGATGAGTTTG GTTTCGAAATTCCCGATCAGGATGCGGAAAAGCTGTTCCGACCTACCGATATCATAAAATACGTTGCCGATAAAGAGGACATTTACGAATAA
- the LOC119085114 gene encoding uncharacterized protein LOC119085114: MEESNLLRVNLDCKMKIFEYLGYRDLISIAETCKQLHAVASDVFKRKFGKGKLALCPEHLDESSRPWIKSFEDEAPNMRPDTRLVILKLLRHFGHLVSHIFLNYEKHIAILPYSFRHHLEDYVAKYCSKTLSNLTLIVRPKVLFDDNAVPFTNVKSLEMCESSSLSIAKVPFTECFPNLHSLTWNAGSYNGLKARSIKVGFPSVKHMIVSKGRCNEDCNSCASIIKLWELNPQLIELELHHDPDKCRIKLFPCIRDFLPNLQIFKVAVYEWPISGETIHFDSVVEFKLHLFRYCVIIPFTFARLKSFCVTYYTKEAQSNVSDFIAKNEHLKTLHVYYTKDSSRLTEMVSVLSIRIEELTITDYVMLRSEVVLRLLTEIRSLKKLVLVARRYNPSSFNSQVRAKIVNEEKCGELFYVTLHPWNR, from the exons ATGGAAGAATCGAATCTTCTGCGCGTCAACCTTGACTGTAAAATGAAGATCTTCGAATATCTGGGATACCGAGATCTCATAAGCATTGCTGAAACGTGCAAACAATTGCATGCAGTTGCTAGTGAtgtttttaaacgaaaatttggcAAGGGAAAGCTAGCTCTTTGTCCGGAACATTT GGATGAGTCGTCACGTCCGTGGATTAAATCATTTGAAGATGAAGCGCCGAATATGCGTCCCGACACTCGTTTGGTGATACTTAAACTGTTGCGGCATTTTGGTCATTTGGTGTcgcatatttttttgaattacgAAAAACACATTGCCATCCTGCCCTATTCCTTTCGACATCACCTCGAAGATTATGTGGCCAAATATTGCTCAAAAACTCTCTCTAACTTAACACTGATTGTGCGAccaaaagttttatttgacGATAACGCCGTTCCATTCACCAATGTGAAAAGTCTCGAAATGTGTGAGTCTTCATCACTGTCAATAGCTAAAGTGCCATTTACTGAATGTTTCCCGAATCTGCATAGCCTAACATGGAATGCTGGTAGTTACAATGGATTAAAAGCGCGTAGTATCAAAGTTGGTTTCCCATCTGTAAAGCATATGATCGTTTCTAAAGGACGTTGCAATGAAGACTGCAACTCGTGTGCatcaattattaaattatggGAATTAAACCCTCAACTGATTGAGTTGGAACTCCATCATGATCCGGACAAATGCCGCATTAAATTATTCCCTTGTATCCGTGATTTTCTACCGAACCTTCAAATCTTTAAAGTGGCTGTTTACGAATGGCCGATTTCTGGCGAAACAATTCATTTCGACAGTGTCGTCGAATTCAAATTGCATTTATTTCGGTATTGCGTAATCATTCCGTTCACATTTGCCCGATTAAAATCCTTTTGCGTTACTTACTACACCAAAGAAGCCCAATCTAACGTTTCCGattttatagcaaaaaatgaacatttgaaGACACTGCATGTGTATTATACTAAAGACTCTTCGCGATTAACGGAAATGGTGTCGGTTTTGTCGATTCGGATAGAGGAGCTGACGATTACCGATTATGTCATGCTTCGTTCGGAGGTCGTTCTACGACTTCTGACCGAAATTCGATCACTCAAAAAACTGGTATTGGTCGCTCGTCGCTATAATCCTTCTTCCTTTAACAGCCAGGTGCgagcaaaaattgtcaatgaGGAAAAATGCGGGGAATTATTTTACGTAACATTACATCCATGGAACAGATAA
- the LOC119085509 gene encoding toll-like receptor 7 encodes MLRLILLVTINILLRFHESQCTVTCTFKFDYSNAFNRTYGCQLNNQIIESVNDMAVVNGTHEIGYNDEHVTWISSHNSRILFFPNLLLHHFANVHRVIFDESEMESVGPISCSELNEISLNGNLLSNISDGVFSDCYQLRELRLSRNKLESIGEFTFGELTYLQSLHLQDNNLSSIHPNSFQFLTNLTVINLGWNNLESLDPNHFFHCWNLRNIYINNNRLTTLADDVFISNFQLRLLDLSQNRLSNVGPTFFGAMFFFGSLNLSHNSIDELPNFKYASALNELYLNNNKIRKTLPLTFSRLAGLQVLRLDNNHIDDLQAGTFGQYASLQQLYLNSNNISVLPAYSFSRTLITELWLSDNQLSYLDASPFAQMTHLSTLHAERNQIARVDKRLFAEAPLLSTLHLAGNICANDSFSRDIDFNWPRIGTCSSVKIQTNVMAFVIVLLIKLFTYRLIANVFCDLVVDGKYIQQSEMLRLILLVTINILLRFHESQCTVTCTFKFDYSDAFNRTYGCQLNNQIIESVNDMAVVNGTHEIGYNDEHVTWISSHNSRILFFPNLLLHHFANVQRVIFDESEMESVGPISCSELNEISLNGNLLSNISDGVFSDCYQLRELRLSRNKLESIGEFTFGELTYLQSLHLQDNNLSSIHPNSFQFLTNLTVINLGWNNLQSLDPNHFHRCRNLRNILLNENQITTLSDDVFINNIQLRLLDLSQNRLSNVGPTFFGAMFSFGLLNLSHNSIDELPIFRPVPILWELYLNNNKIRKTLPNTFTLLTGLQVLRLDNNHIDDLQAGTFGQSVWIHDLYLNSNNISVLSAYSFYRTQITELWLSDNQLSYLDASPFAQMTHLSTLHAERNQIARVDKRLFAEAPLLSTLHLAGNICANDSFSRDIDFNWPRIGTCSSVKIQTNVMAFVIVLLIKNFI; translated from the exons ATGTTAAG attaatTTTACTCGTAACGATCAACATCCTACTAAGATTCCACGAATCACAATGTACCGTCACCTGCACATTCAAATTCGACTATTCGAATGCATTCAATCGAACTTATGGATGTCAATTGAATAATCAGATCATTGAGAGTGTTAATGATATGGCTGTCGTCAATGGTACCCATGAAATTGGCTACAACGACGAACATGTAACATGGATATCGTCGCACAATTCACGGATTTTGTTTTTCCCCAATCTTTTGTTGCATCATTTTGCGAATGTGCATCGAGTCATTTTCGATGAATCGGAAATGGAATCGGTCGGACCGATAAGTTGCAGCGAATTGAACGAAATTAGTCTGAACGGAAATTTATTGTCGAATATTTCGGATGGAGTTTTCTCTGATTGTTATCAACTGAGAGAGTTGCGTTTGAGCCGGAACAAACTGGAAAGCATTGGTGAATTTACGTTCGGCGAACTAACGTATCTCCAATCGCTACACCTACAGGATAACAATTTAAGTTCGATTCATCCgaattcgtttcaatttttgacgAATTTGACGGTAATTAATTTGGGATGGAACAATCTCGAGTCCTTGGAcccaaatcatttttttcattgttggAATCTTCGAAACATTTACATCAATAATAACCGACTAACAACGCTGGCTGATGACGTCTTCATTagtaattttcaattacgCCTGCTCGATTTGAGCCAGAATCGATTGAGTAATGTCGGACCCACGTTTTTCGGTGCCATGTTCTTTTTTGGCTCGTTGAATCTGAGCCACAATTCGATTGATGAATTGCCGAATTTTAAATATGCCAGCGCACTTAACGAACTCTATTTgaataacaataaaatcagAAAGACTCTGCCACTCACATTCAGCAGACTCGCTGGGTTACAAGTATTGCGGCTAGACAACAATCATATTGATGACCTACAAGCTGGAACATTTGGACAATATGCTAGCTTACAACAGTTATACTTAAATTCGAACAATATCTCCGTTCTTCCAGCGTACAGTTTCTCACGAACACTAATTACTGAGCTGTGGCTGTCCGACAATCAGTTGAGCTATTTAGATGCCAGTCCATTTGCTCAAATGACGCACTTGTCAACATTACATGCCGAACGGAATCAGATCGCAAGGGTTGATAAAAGACTTTTCGCCGAGGCTCCATTACTGAGCACATTGCATTTGGCTGGGAATATTTGCGCGAACGATTCGTTTAGTCGAGATATCGATTTTAATTGGCCTAGAATTGGAACGTGTTCGTCAGTTAAGATACAGACGAATGTGATGGCGTTTGTAATAGttttattgattaaa TTATTTACTTACCGGCTCATTGCAAATgttttttgcgatttagtagtCGATGGGAAGTATATACAACAATCCGAAATGTTAAg attgaTTTTACTCGTAACGATCAACATCCTACTAAGATTCCACGAATCACAATGTACCGTCACCTGCACATTCAAATTCGACTATTCGGATGCATTCAATCGAACTTATGGATGTCAATTGAATAATCAGATCATTGAGAGTGTTAATGATATGGCTGTCGTCAATGGTACCCATGAAATTGGCTACAACGACGAACATGTAACATGGATATCATCGCACAATTCACGGATTTTGTTTTTCCCCAATCTTTTGTTGCATCATTTTGCGAATGTGCAGCGAGTCATTTTCGATGAATCGGAAATGGAATCGGTCGGACCGATAAGTTGCAGCGAATTGAACGAAATTAGTctgaatggaaatttattgTCGAATATTTCGGATGGAGTTTTCTCTGATTGTTATCAACTGAGAGAGTTGCGTTTGAGCCGGAACAAACTGGAAAGCATTGGTGAATTTACGTTCGGCGAACTAACGTATCTCCAATCGCTACACCTACAGGATAACAATTTAAGTTCAATTCATCCgaattcgtttcaatttttgacgAACTTGACGGTAATTAATTTGGGATGGAACAATCTGCAATCCTTGGACCCAAATCATTTTCATCGTTGTAGGAATcttcgaaatattttgctgAACGAAAACCAAATAACAACGCTGTCCGATGACGTCTTCATTAATAATATTCAATTACGCCTGCTCGATTTGAGCCAGAATCGATTGAGTAATGTCGGACCCACGTTTTTCGGTGCCATGTTCTCGTTTGGCTTGTTGAATTTAAGCCACAATTCGATTGATGAATTGCCAATTTTTCGACCTGTCCCCATACTATGGGAACTCTATTtgaacaacaataaaatcagAAAGACTTTGCCAAACACATTCACCCTACTGACTGGGTTACAAGTATTGCGGCTAGACAACAATCATATTGATGACCTACAAGCTGGAACATTTGGACAATCTGTTTGGATACATGACTTGTACTTAAATTCGAACAATATCTCCGTGCTTTCAGCCTACAGTTTCTATCGAACTCAAATAACTGAATTGTGGCTGTCCGACAATCAGTTGAGCTATTTAGATGCCAGTCCATTTGCTCAAATGACGCACTTGTCAACATTACATGCCGAACGGAATCAGATCGCAAGGGTTGATAAAAGACTTTTCGCCGAGGCTCCATTACTGAGCACATTGCATTTGGCTGGGAATATTTGCGCGAACGATTCGTTTAGTCGCGATATCGATTTTAATTGGCCTAGAATTGGAACGTGTTCATCAGTTAAGATACAGACGAATGTGATGGCGTTTGTAATAGttttattgattaaaaatttcatttga
- the LOC119085115 gene encoding thyrotropin-releasing hormone-degrading ectoenzyme-like yields MSIGKLLTSVVVISISLFSAHQLEALAIKTDERGYRLPNNTVPLHYDISLRTNIHGGDFMFDGRVQIHIKIVEDSDTITLHYRQLVIRNVNILNVDGSARQQNVRFIMTHPLEFLDILPQTPLATDDELIVDISYTGILRDDGAGLIRSSYVNPDTNETIWLASVQFKNTDARHAVPCYDEIKYRSTMQLRIEHHESYNAVSNTPSEEQIRSDDDGFVTTIFAKTPSMPTNLLTFSVSNFAHTSVVNEFNVTMSTYAQPTAVARGETEFSLTWGQQVFRHLNNLFGDYTLPKLDQIAIPDLEWSTEPSWGLISFRESLLLHTANATPEETTATELRIAHVFTHNYFGNLVSPVWWTFLWMNEGFATLYEKYIVDSINGPPDQYELFMLTTKDEVMSLDVNGALVPLNHYVESPSEINDKAYDVIVTHYKAAFVLFMARTMLQQITFEKGVRYYLTERAFNSATPDDLHSGLQRSYDEDNPGNGVDIAEIMWPWQNIRGYPVVTVSIDGDILTLKQEGFQTPHDELYGIPIAIATASNPNFSYPLQQIYWMTSREMQISLSDSIIGWEENDWIVVNVRNFAYYVTNYDDNLWNLLIETLVNEPENIHFENRGALFANFHLFIEHAHDVSSTIFLRLAEFLQVENEVTVWRRADRGLLRIGSRLRGTELVQGHETYLRNLFAPIYERLLNDEHFNTQLVELVRFWSCTSGIQECLDRAIDELYDTTVELSMCPGFITANATVLTSFWSTALMDPINADPLLNDLACTNDLNFLTVYLHAALDLSNNFTRAQRTTIINRTYSANHVGFNLIRDFFGNNYDFIHTEIMDIGEYLANVAAFANTQTEIGWVTDLSALIPPTSAVDAEAIDALLSTNIRWYERNIDELREFYSSF; encoded by the exons ATGAGTATCGGGAAATTGTTAACTTCAGTGGTAGTCATATCGATATCACTATTCTCAGCACATCAACTCGAAGCATTAGCTATTAAAACAGATGAGAGAGGTTATCGCCTACCGAACAACACTGTTCCTCTACACTATGACATTAGCTTGAGAACAAACATCCATGGCGGCGATTTTATGTTCGATGGCCGTGTCCAGATCCACATAAAGATTGTCGAAGATTCAGATACCATAACGCTTCACTATCGCCAACTGGTCATTCGCAATGTAAATATACTCAACGTCGATGGTTCTGCACGTCAACAGAATGTACGATTCATTATGACACATCCGCTGGAATTCCTGGACATTTTACCACAGACACCACTCGCGACAGATGACGAGTTGATCGTTGATATATCTTACACTGGCATTTTGCGGGACGATGGAGCCGGTCTCATTCGATCCTCCTATGTAAATCCGGATACAAACGAAACCATTTGGCTGGCATCCGTTCAGTTCAAGAATACAGATGCTCGTCATGCCGTACCGTGTTacgatgaaataaaatatcgcTCGACCATGCAACTTCGAATTGAGCATCATGAAAGTTATAATGCTGTGTCCAATACACCAAGTGAAGAACAAATTCGCAGCGATGACGATGGTTTTGTAACGACAATTTTCGCAAAAACTCCGTCCATGCCCACTAATCTTTTAACATTCAGCGTCTCCAACTTTGCACACACCTCAGTAGTTAATGAATTTAATGTGACAATGAGCACTTACGCTCAGCCAACAGCTGTAGCTAGAGGTGAAACTGAATTCAGTTTAACGTGGGGTCAACAAGTTTTTCGTCACTTAAACAATCTCTTCGGCGATTACACACTACCGAAACTCGACCAAATCGCCATTCCCGACTTAGAATGGAGCACAGAG ccGAGCTGGGGGCTGATATCGTTTCGAGAGAGCCTGTTACTACACACTGCAAATGCGACCCCCGAAGAAACTACTGCAACGGAGCTGAGAATTGCTCATGTATTTACC CACAACTACTTTGGCAATCTTGTTTCGCCGGTTTGGTGGACTTTTCTGTG GATGAACGAAGGCTTCGCCACTCTTTACGAGAAATACATAGTTGACAGTATCAATGGCCCACCTGACCAGTATGAACTATTTATGCTTACAACCAAAGATGAAGTGATGTCGTTAGATGTGAATGGAGCTCTTGTTCCACTAAATCATTACGTGGAAAGTCCAAGTGAAATCAATGATAAAGCTTATGACGTCATTGTAACGCACTACAAAGCTGCATTTGTGTTATTCATGGCTAGAACAATGCTACAACAGATCACATTTGAAAAGGGAGTACGATATTACCTGACGGAGCGAGCTTTCAACTCTGCAACTCCAGACGATCTCCACTCTGGATTGCAAAGATCCTACGATGAAGACAATCCTGGGAATGGTGTTGACATAGCCGAAATCATGTGGCCATGGCAGAATATTCGTGGCTATCCGGTTGTGACTGTTAGCATTGACGGTGACATATTGACCTTGAAACAAGAGGGTTTCCAAACACCTCACGATGAATTATATGGTATTCCGATCGCAATTGCGACCGCAAGCAATCCGAATTTCTCTTATCCACTGCAGCAAATTTACTGGATGACTAGTAGGGAGATGCAGATTTCGTTGAGTGATTCAATTATCGGTTGGGAGGAGAATGATTGGATTGTTGTGAATGTACGTAACTTTGCGTATTATGTCACGAACTATGATGACAATTTGTGGAACTTGCTCATAGAAACGTTGGTTAACGAGCCAGAGAATATtcactttgaaaatcgtgGCGCTCTCTTCGCCAACTTCCATCTATTTATAGAGCACGCACATGATGTTAGCTCGACGATCTTCCTGAGACTCGCTGAATTTCTGCAAGTAGAAAATGAGGTAACGGTCTGGAGACGCGCTGATCGCGGCTTACTACGAATTGGCAGCCGGTTACGTGGAACAGAGCTAGTCCAAGGTCATGAGACTTACTTGAGAAACTTGTTTGCACCCATTTATGAACGCCTGTTAAACGACGAACACTTTAACACTCAGCTGGTCGAACTTGTACGATTTTGGAGCTGCACGTCTGGCATCCAAGAATGTTTAGATCGTGCAATTGATGAACTGTATGACACGACTGTCGAGTTGTCAATGTGCCCTGGATTTATAACAGCAAATGCAACGGTTCTGACATCCTTCTGGAGCACTGCACTGATGGACCCAATAAATGCAGATCCGTTATTGAATGACTTAGCATGCACGAATGACCTAAATTTCTTAACAGTTTATTTACACGCTGCCTTGGACTTGTCCAACAATTTCACGAGAGCCCAACGAACGACAATAATTAATCGAACTTACAGTGCTAATCATGTCGGATTCAATTTGATCAGGGACTTTTTTGGGAACAATTATGACTTCATTCATACAGA GATCATGGATATTGGTGAATATCTAGCAAATGTTGCCGCATTCGCAAACACTCAAACTGAAATAGGATGG GTTACGGACCTTTCTGCACTAATTCCTCCCACATCTGCAGTTGACGCCGAAGCAATTGATGCATTACTGTCAACAAACATCCGCTGGTATGAGAGGAACATCGACGAATTAAGAGAGTTTTACAGCAGTTTTTAG
- the LOC119085116 gene encoding uncharacterized protein LOC119085116, translating to MKYFHLFCLFAISPNLLCALLVVKSAEPLETFNELFFRKHGWLGADGIYSCKISDNLSIWHFADTFIGDRIENKRTDWTLIRNSVGIENVHQTLSSFNFYWTTQNSLTDSFYLPPDGKGWLWPKAMVYHENKLHIFLTQLENWGPNPAWDYGPIAAWTAVVENPTDTPTDWKIRYTRTPFIERSQQRNITFDTSILRQDDYFYIYGFSESTENEKNIRDLITSRVRVNQFLDYGSYEFYNGTNWVVNFTDASSLFNAAGEFSVHYDNRLQQYLAVYSDSFPSSDILARTATTPSGPWSKPIKLYSVPEMIGKSNKFCYSGKAHPQMSGRNHLVVSYVCNSFVMNEVIDDATMYMPKFVRINYQLL from the exons ATGAAGTATTTTCATCTGTTCTGCTTATTTGCTATTTCACCAAACCTTTTATGTG CTCTATTGGTAGTGAAAAGCGCTGAGCCCTTAGAAACATTTAATGAGCTCTTCTTCAGGAAACACGGCTGGCTAG GTGCCGACGGTATTTATTCTTGTAAAATATCGGATAACTTATCAATTTGGCATTTTGCGGATACGTTCATAGGGGATagaatcgaaaataaaaggaCTGATTGGACATTGATTCGAAATAGTGTTGGGATTGAGAATG TTCATCAAACCTTGTCTTCGTTTAATTTCTACTGGACAACTCAGAATAGTCTAACCGATTCATTTTATCTACCTCCGGACGGCAAAGGATGGTTGTGGCCAAAGGCCATGGTGTACCATGAAAACAAGCTTCATATTTTCTTAACACAACTCGAGAATTGGGGTCCAAATCCAGCTTGGGACTATGGTCCTATAGCTGCATGGACTGCGGTTGTAGAGAATCCAACTGACACGCCGACCGATTGGAAAATCAGATATACGAGGACACCTTTCATTGAACGTTCCCAGCAAAGGAATATTACATTCGACACCTCGATTTTGCGACAAGAtgattatttttacatttatggTTTCAGTGAGTCtactgaaaacgaaaaaaatatccgCGACTTAATAACGTCAAGGGTTAGGGTTAACCAATTTCTCGATTATGGGTCGTATGAGTTTTACAATGGTACGAATTGGGTAGTTAATTTCACAGACGCTAGTTCATTGTTCAATG CTGCAGGGGAATTTTCAGTACATTATGACAACCGATTACAACAATATCTGGCAGTTTACTCCGATAGTTTTCCCAGTTCGGATATACTAGCCAGGACTGCGACAACACCATCAGGTCCATGGTCAAAACCAATAAAACTTTACTCAGTTCCAGAAATGATCggtaaatcaaacaaattctgCTACTCGGGAAAAGCCCATCCTCAAATGAGTGGTCGAAATCATTTGGTGGTGAGTTACGTTTGTAATTCATTTGTCATGAATGAGGTGATTGATGATGCAACGATGTATATGCCGAAATTTGTTCGAATAAATTATCAACTTCTTTAA